The proteins below come from a single Miscanthus floridulus cultivar M001 chromosome 1, ASM1932011v1, whole genome shotgun sequence genomic window:
- the LOC136504429 gene encoding methionine--tRNA ligase, chloroplastic/mitochondrial-like, whose amino-acid sequence MAAGRAFLGAPCSSLAAGAHRLAFASPLPRTLTPALSCGVRGRCIASASSSPDAASSPEPYVLTTPLYYVNAPPHMGSAYTTIAADAIARFQRLQEKNVIFITGTDEHGEKIAASAEASGRNPKEHCDAISSSYKTLWADLDIEYNKFIRTTDRKHEAVVNEFYSRVLDSGDIYRADYEGLYCVSCEEYKDEKELLENNCCPVHLKPCVERKEDNYFFALSKYQHKLEELLTRNPDFVRPSYRLNEVQGWIKSGLRDFSISRASVEWGIPVPNDTKQTIYVWFDALLGYISALLDDGEQASLQQAVDHGWPASLHLIGKDILRFHAVYWPAMLMSAGLSVPDTVFGHGFLTKDGMKMGKSLGNTLEPKDLVERFGADAVRYFFLREVEFGNDGDYSEERFINIVNAHLANTIGNLLNRTLGLLKKNCKSKLAFDSIAAADGSLFRDNIENLVDNAKHQYENLLLSSACETVLEIGNLGNLYIDEQAPWSCFKQGGESAEKAAKDLVLILETMRIIAIALSPITPSLSLRIYTQLGFTEDQFRVLRWEDTKWGGLKAGQVMSEPKPVFARIETETEEDAQASSKAAKGGKKKARSKGLVEA is encoded by the exons atggccgccgggcgGGCCTTCCTCGGCGCGCCGTGCTCCTCCCTCGCCGCCGGCGCCCACCGCCTTGCCTTCGCTTCCCCTTTGCCCCGGACCCTCACCCCCGCGCTCAGCTGCGGCGTTCGCGGTCGCTGCATCGCCTCCGCCTCCTCGTCCCCCGACGCGGCCTCCTCGCCGGAGCCCTACGTGCTCACCACGCCGCTTTACTACGTCAACGCTCCGCCGCATATGGGAAGCGCCTACACCACCATCGCGGCGGACGCCATCGCCCGCTTCCAG AGGTTGCAAGAGAAGAATGTTATATTTATTACTGGAACAGATGAACATGGTGAGAAAATAGCTGCTTCCGCGGAGGCCAGTGGTAGAAACCCAAAGGAGCACTGTGATGCAATTTCAAGTTCATATAAGACGCTCTGGGCTGAT TTAGACATAGAATACAACAAGTTTATTCGCACAACCGATCGTAAGCACGAGGCTGTTGTGAACGAATTCTATTCCAGAGTATTAGACAGTGGTGACATATATAGAGCTGATTATGAAGGACTTTACTGTGTGAGCTGTGAGGAGTACAAG GATGAAAAAGAGCTATTGGAAAACAATTGTTGCCCTGTGCATCTGAAGCCTTgtgtagaaagaaaagaagataactATTTCTTTGCCTTGTCAAAGTACCAGCATAAGTTGGAAGAGCTACTGACAAGAAATCCTGATTTTGTAAGGCCATCATATCGCTTGAACGAG GTCCAAGGCTGGATTAAAAGCGGATTAAGAGACTTTTCTATTTCCCGTGCATCTGTAGAATGGGGCATTCCAGTGCCAAACGATACCAAGCAGACAATATACGTGTGGTTTGATGCTCTTTTAGG GTATATTTCAGCATTATTAGATGATGGTGAGCAGGCAAGTTTGCAGCAAGCTGTTGATCATGGTTGGCCAGCCTCCCTGCACTTGATTggaaag GACATATTACGGTTTCATGCAGTTTATTGGCCAGCCATGTTAATGTCAGCAGGTTTAAGTGTTCCTGATACAGTTTTTGGTCATGGATTCTTGACAAAG GATGGCATGAAGATGGGAAAGTCATTAGGCAACACACTTGAACCAAAAGATCTGGTAGAAAGATTTGGTGCTGATGCTGTTAGGTACTTCTTCTTGCGGGAAGTAGAATTCGGCAATGATGGGGACTATTCAGAAGAACGCTTTATCAATATAGTCAATGCTCATCTTGCTAATACAATTG GAAACCTCCTTAATCGTACACTTGGGCTACTAAAAAAGAATTGTAAATCCAAACTAGCTTTTGATTCAATTGCTGCTGCAGATGGAAGTTTGTTCAGAGATAACATAGAAAACCTG GTGGACAATGCAAAACACCAGTATGAAAATCTTTTGCTGTCATCAGCATGTGAAACTGTTCTAGAGATTGGTAACCTTGGAAACTTGTACATCGATGAGCAAGCACCATGGTCCTGTTTCAAGCAAGGGGGTGAGAGTGCTGAAAAGGCTGCAAAG GATCTTGTACTTATTTTAGAGACAATGAGGATAATTGCAATCGCACTATCTCCTATCACTCCAAGCCTTTCTCTGAGGATTTACACACAGCTTGGTTTCACAGAAGACCAGTTTAGGGTGTTGAGATGG GAGGATACGAAATGGGGAGGCCTTAAAGCAGGCCAGGTAATGTCGGAGCCAAAGCCAGTGTTTGCAAGGATAGAAACCGAGACGGAAGAGGATGCCCAAGCAAGTTCAAAAGCAGCAAAAGGTGGGAAGAAGAAAGCACGCAGCAAAGGACTTGTAGAGGCATAG